GCGCGAGTGCGAGGTGGCCCGTCTTCCCGATGCTCTTCTCGAGGAAACGGAGCTCCTCGAGCTTCGCCGCGATCGTCGGATCGGGTGGGACCAAAAAGCCGGACTCCCGCATCATGTCAGAGCGTGACCGCTTTTGCCGTCGTCAGACCGGAATCGAGAATGCGAGTCAGATCGCGATCACGAGCGAGCAGGTCGGCCCCGTGCAGCTCAGCCAGTTGCACGATCAGGCAGTCGATCGTCGAACGCACCGTCACCCCGCGTCTGCGGAGCTCGCGATACAGCTCCGCCGCGGAGAAGTACGTTTCCGGTTCGATTGGTGCGAGACAGACCATGTCGCGAAACTGTCGCTCGAGCGCCGTCAGAGTTCTGGAGCGCCGGAGACCCTGAAAAAACTCGGCGATCACGACGCCACACGTGACGAGCTCGACTTCATTCGTGATCAGACGCACGAGAATGTCGGCTTCCCTGGAGCCCGCCTCGTTGAAGAAATCCGCCCAGACGGACGTGTCGACCAGGACTCTCACCGCCGCTCTCTCAATTTGTCGATCTCACCTTCCCAGGCGACCTTTCCGCGGAGGTCGAGGAGTCGCTTCCGCCGTTTTGCTCGGGCAAAAGCACGCAGAGCCTCATTGACGACTTCGGTCTTCGTCCGACTCTCGGAGGCCTCCATCGCTTCCTCGAGTGCGATCTCGTCGATGTTGAGTGTCGTTCTCATTATCTGCCTCCATCCTCATATCATAACAGAGGAATCGATGCGGATCATTGCATACATTGGGTTCCAGCCTTATTTGGAGCGCGGTACGAAGTGCCGCTTCATTTCTTCCTCTCCCCGCCGACGAAGTGCGGGTAAGACGCGACGTTACTGCGGGGAGAGTGAAAAGGTGCCGCGGTGACACGAGCCGAAGATCTGGCGCTCGAGGGTGAGATGCCGGAGTCATCGTGTAATATCAGGTGAACGGGGAACACCATGGGCATCACCTTCGCGAGGGGAACCGAGCTTTCCCGCTATCGCATCGTCGAGCGGATCGGTGCGGGCGGGATGGGTGAGGTCTACTCCGCAGAGGACCCGACGCTCGGCCGCAAGGTGGCGCTGAAGATCCTGCCATCGGAGCTCGTCGAGAATGAGCAACGGGTCGCCCGGTTCGTGCGAGAGGCGAAGACAGCCTCGGGGCTCGATCATCCGCACATCGTCACGATCCATGAGATCGGCGAGGCCCAGGTGTCACCCGACGGTGCCGCGACGCCGTCGACGATTCACTACATCGCGATGGAGCTGGTTCACGGCTCGACGCTCGCGCGAAAGATTCACGAGGAACGCACGGAGCTGCGCGAGCGAGTACGCTGGCTCGCGCAGGCGGCTGACGCCGTGGCGAAGGCACACGACGCAGGCATCATTCACCGCGACCTGAAACCGGAGAACATCATGGTGACGGCGGACGGCTACGCGAAGGTGCTCGACTTCGGCCTGGCGAAGCTCACCGAGACGGGAGAGGTCAGTGCAGACAAGACCACCGCCGCAATGGATCGAGACACAGCCGAGGGTGTGGTCCTCGGGACGCTCGCCTACATGTCGCCCGAACAGGCGCGTGGCCAGCGGGTCGATGCCCGATCGGACATCTTCTCGTTCGGCTCGATCCTCTACGAGGCGGTGACGGGTCAGCGTCCATTCGAAGGGGATGAGAAGATCGAGCTGGCACACGCGATCGTTTCGCAGAAGCCAAAGCCGATCCGCGAGCTGAACCTCGCTTGTCCCGACGAGCTACGAAAGCTGATCGGACGCTGTCTCCGCAAGTCCCCTGACCGCCGCTACCAGTCGATGAAGGACATCGCGATCGAGCTCGCCGAGATGGCCGAGGACTGGGAAACACTGTCGGTGGGCGGGTCGACTTCATCTGGAGCGACCGTGCCATTCTCCGGCATCAGACACGCCGGCTGGAAGACATGGCTGGCGGTGGCCGGAGTCGTTATCGGGCTTTTGGCGGCGGGTGGGATCCTCACCGAGCTGTGGCGATCGCAGTCTACCGTCGCACCGGCGACTTCGAGTCCCCGCTTCCAGCTCGAGCCACCGTCAGGAGTGTTGATCGAAGAAAGCGGTGCGCAGACGACGTTCAGTCTGTCTCCGGACGGTCGCCTCATCGCGTTCATGACCCGGGGAGGAGAAAGACAGATTTACCTTCGCTCGATCGACGAGATCGAAGCTCGTCCATTCGTCGACGGATCCGATCCGTTCTTCTCGCCCGACAGCCAATGGCTCGGATACCGGTCGGGTGGTCGGATTTGGAAAATCCCTGTGACGGGAGGCATGCCGATCCCGATCTGTGACGCGCCAAGGGTACGCGGTGCGAGCTGGGGAGAGGACGGCACGATCCTCTTCTCGGCCGGGAAAGGTCTGCTCCGCGTCGACGAGAATGGAAGCGAGCCCGAGATCGTCACGGACCCGGAAACCGATTCGACTGGAATCCGGCACTACTGGCCGCAATACCTTCCCGGTGGCAAAGCGGCGCTGATGACGATTCATAAGGGCGTCACGGAGCGTAACCGGGAGCTCGCCGTGGTGACACTCGACACCGGTGAAATCCGCACCCTCGTGACAGGCGGTACGTCCCTGCGTTTTACTCCGAACGGTTATCTGCTGTTCAACCGGTACGGAACTCTCCATGCG
This genomic interval from Acidobacteriota bacterium contains the following:
- a CDS encoding PIN domain nuclease, with protein sequence MRVLVDTSVWADFFNEAGSREADILVRLITNEVELVTCGVVIAEFFQGLRRSRTLTALERQFRDMVCLAPIEPETYFSAAELYRELRRRGVTVRSTIDCLIVQLAELHGADLLARDRDLTRILDSGLTTAKAVTL
- a CDS encoding type II toxin-antitoxin system VapB family antitoxin, with amino-acid sequence MRTTLNIDEIALEEAMEASESRTKTEVVNEALRAFARAKRRKRLLDLRGKVAWEGEIDKLRERR
- a CDS encoding protein kinase, with amino-acid sequence MGITFARGTELSRYRIVERIGAGGMGEVYSAEDPTLGRKVALKILPSELVENEQRVARFVREAKTASGLDHPHIVTIHEIGEAQVSPDGAATPSTIHYIAMELVHGSTLARKIHEERTELRERVRWLAQAADAVAKAHDAGIIHRDLKPENIMVTADGYAKVLDFGLAKLTETGEVSADKTTAAMDRDTAEGVVLGTLAYMSPEQARGQRVDARSDIFSFGSILYEAVTGQRPFEGDEKIELAHAIVSQKPKPIRELNLACPDELRKLIGRCLRKSPDRRYQSMKDIAIELAEMAEDWETLSVGGSTSSGATVPFSGIRHAGWKTWLAVAGVVIGLLAAGGILTELWRSQSTVAPATSSPRFQLEPPSGVLIEESGAQTTFSLSPDGRLIAFMTRGGERQIYLRSIDEIEARPFVDGSDPFFSPDSQWLGYRSGGRIWKIPVTGGMPIPICDAPRVRGASWGEDGTILFSAGKGLLRVDENGSEPEIVTDPETDSTGIRHYWPQYLPGGKAALMTIHKGVTERNRELAVVTLDTGEIRTLVTGGTSLRFTPNGYLLFNRYGTLHAAPFDLEDLEITGEIRPVLEDIYYYPGSGFTAAELSRDGALSYIPGAPGLRDAELVWIDRAGVVEPADESSRPFGALTFSPDGRYLAANIREDLSESRVHIQDLRTGGWRSLPGRVASSRLVWSSEGKWIYTSAIRNGRPQVARIAADRTTPPEPVTPGDLPHWEYVNSVAPDGRLLYQKQVAAAQWDLYLIEPDGKGRPEPFLATPALEAMGNFSPEGRWVAYESFETGSREIHVRPYPEGAPRITITTEGGSVPFWNPNGEELFYRCGKTAYCVVPVETEPTFSAGEPRILFEADFLPRHWQTSIDVAPDGERFLVIRPAPEEVPERKIVYIPNWVHELDRIYKEGGIR